The genomic stretch ACAGCGCGAACTGGCCGCCGCGCGTCAACTGCGTTGGTGACATCATCATCTGCGCTGCCGGCTGCTCGCCACCCTTGAGGCGGTACGGGCTGTCGGGGTGCAGGTCGGCCCAGAACAACAGATTGTTCAGCAGCACGCCGGTGCCCGGCGCGGCAAAGCCGGAGCCGAAAACGTTGCCCAGCGTCTGCGTGACGGTGACCACATTGCCCGCCGCATCGGCGCACGCAAAGTGCGTGGTGTGCTCGTGCGGGAACTCGGCGGGGTTGCCGGCGGCCAATTCGTTGGGCAGCGGCGTTGAGTCAAACCGCTCGCCCGCGCTGGCGGCCGCGTGCAGGCGGTCGATGCGGGCGCATTGGCGCGCGGCATAGCCGTCTGTCAGCAGGCCGGCCACGATGCTCTGATCGCGCCGCGGTGCATACGCCAGGCGGTCGGCCGTGGCCAGCTTGATCGCCTCGATCAGAGCGTGCAGGTATTCCGCCGAGTTGTGGCCCATGCCCTCCAGATCCAGTCCCTCGATAATCTTGAGCGTGGCTGGTATCTGGAATGAGCAGTGCGGCAGGGGCACGGTGAAAAGTTCGTGGCCTCGGAAGGTTGCCTTGAGCGGCTCGCGCCAGACCGGTTGGTAGTCGGCCAGATCCGCTGCGGTCAGCCAGCCGCCGGCCGCTTGCACACTCTGGGCAATCTGGCGACCGATTGGGCCGCGATAGAACGCCTCGGCGCCGCCTTCGGCCAGCGTCTGGTAGGTGCGCGCGAGATCGGCTTGCTTGACGACCTGCCCGCTACGCGGCTCGGCAGCCAGGTAGATGCGCTGCGCCTCGGCCGAGCGCTCCAACGTCTTGCGCCCCAGTCCATAGAACTCGGCATTTTTCCAGGTGAGGGGCGCGCCTGCCTCGGCCAACTGGATGGCCGGGGCC from Chloroflexota bacterium encodes the following:
- a CDS encoding gamma-glutamyltransferase family protein → MPPHRNAYRPVVMGRRGVVTSAHPLASTSGLHMLLQGGNAVDAAVAVASTLNVVEPYMSGFGGIGLMMIYDARSGQRHLLDFVGPAPRAADPAQMTADEQLGGPRACVVPGNPAGWLSALERFGTMPRHTVLAPAIQLAEAGAPLTWKNAEFYGLGRKTLERSAEAQRIYLAAEPRSGQVVKQADLARTYQTLAEGGAEAFYRGPIGRQIAQSVQAAGGWLTAADLADYQPVWREPLKATFRGHELFTVPLPHCSFQIPATLKIIEGLDLEGMGHNSAEYLHALIEAIKLATADRLAYAPRRDQSIVAGLLTDGYAARQCARIDRLHAAASAGERFDSTPLPNELAAGNPAEFPHEHTTHFACADAAGNVVTVTQTLGNVFGSGFAAPGTGVLLNNLLFWADLHPDSPYRLKGGEQPAAQMMMSPTQLTRGGQFALSIGTPGSYGILHTTTQMILNAVVFGMNIQEAIEAPRVRIYRDRAVDIESRVPEAVRADLAGRGHALNVLPDWSWVVGGGQGIVRDPETGVLGGGADPRRDGYALAC